TATCGTGGAAACGGGCATTAGTCCGCAGGTGGTAGGTGTAGGTGCATCCGTCGGCGCTCACGCTCCACGAGGTAGCCAGCTCAGGGACAAGTTCAAGTCTGGAATTCAGTCCCACCAGCTTGTCATAGATGTTGGATGCAACGTGACTGCTGGTAACATCGTTAATCAGCACCGGGTCCAGCGAGCTCATTTCGCCAACTTCATTCAGCCGGTACACGCCCCCGTACTGTTTTCCTCCGGCGGCAGGACGGAAGGTGCCAATCATGCTTCCCTGCTTTGTGCAGGCAGAAAAGCCGAGTGCTGTGCACACTCCGGCAAGTACGACTGCAACTCTAATTAGGCCGCGTTTCACTGGTTACCGCACCGGAGTTTCAATTTCAATCTGAACCGTCCGTGAATAGGAGCGTCCTTCAGGAGTGTTGTTATCGTACAGCAGTCTGTCGGACCCCACGGGCTGGATGGTTACCCGGCTGTCAGGCAACCCAAGAACGCGCTGGGCCTCAAGACAGCGTTTCCGGGCCAGTGTCCGGTTATATTCACTGTTGCCCTGCCTGTCTGCAAATCCAAGGATACTCACCTTACTTTCCGGCTGGATTCTGCTTCGTACTCTATCCATAACACGCTGATTCTCGGCACTCAGTTGTGCTGAATTAAACTCGAATACAATCAGTGAATACCGCTCAATGAGTTTACCGCCTTCCTGCCGTGCCTTCATCAGCTGGATGTTGATATAATCCACACCAATGGTATCGGCAACAGAACGCTGCTGACCAATCTCGTTGCTTACCGTAAGCTGTGCAACCAATGGTTGAACGCTTTTGGGAAGGACGCCATCGGCGGCCTTCCATTCAATGCCCGAGGGCTTTCCGGAACCGGTTCCTTCGGCAAGTTTCGACGTACCTTGCTTAAGGCTTGCACTCCATGAGGCGATGTCCTGTCCGCCAGCCACAACCGGTTTTACTGTTAGTGCATTTGGTGTAATGATCAAATCCTTGTCTTTAAACTCAACCGGTTCAAGGATCACAGGATCGTTTGACGAGATTTCGACCCGGCGGTTTTCGGACTGTCCGTCAGGCGTTAACGGGTTTGCCGGGCTTGCCGGAAGGAGTCTGGCAGAAACTTTTATCCGTGACGGATCGATTTTAAACGATTCTACAAAGTAATTTTTTATAGCTTCTGCGCGCTTCTGTGCCAGATCGCGGTCATTTTTCTCAACGTCAACGTTGTCCACACAGCCAACCAGCGATAGTGTGGCTGCCGGCGTTCGCAACATTCTGTAACCGATCACATTGAGCAGGTTGCGGTACACGTCGATCTGGTTACGGGTCAGATCCATCGGCCGAAACTCCACAGCCTGATCGTGTTCGAACAAAATCTGTGCAGTGCTGTCAATGCTGGCTACACCGGTGGGAAAGAATACCTGCGGCAGCAAGGGATAATTCTCGATGACTTCAAGTTCTTCAACCCGGATTGTATCTACCGGATGTACGGTTCCGGTGGAATCAACCGTCTCGAACTTTAGTGTCAGCTCTGGAGTAAACGGACGTGGTGTTTCACGAACGTACGATTCACGTTTATGGGTGGTAATAAACCGGTCATCGGCAACATCGTTAATACTGTCCTCAAACATGGTTGACGCCAGATACACCTGGTCAGAACGCAAATTTGGCTTTTCAACAATTGTTGTATCCCGGAAAACAACAGTATCCCGAATAATGCGAGGTTCTTTGGGTGCGTATATCCCGTATCGAAGCGAAACACCCAGTTGGAATGAATTCACAGCCCAGTTCACAGAGCTGACCTTGGTTAACGGCATGTAGTACCGCACTTCGGGCGACATCGAGAATCGCGATTTGGTGAGCAACTCGTATCCTAATCCAAGGACGGCATGAAACTGGGTTGACTGCAGATCCGGAATCTCGCCGGCAGCTTCGTTACGGATTGTACTGCCATCCAGGAAGGTATAGCCTTCGGGCGTAAACAGAGTTTCCCGCTGATCGAACGAGTTGCTCAGTATCAGACCCGGGCGAAGTCCTGCATGAAGCCAGAAAAAATCAAAAACGCGGTATGCTGCCGTTGCCTCAAATGCCGCCATCGGCATTGATGCATTCAGCACGTGTTCAACCTCGACATCGGTACGCTGCTCCGTGGGTATCGGCCCATCGGCGAGTACCGGTTCATTACCAATTGCCTGTTGCCGTTTTAATGTTCCGCTCATGTTGGTATATGCCAGGCGCACCTGC
This is a stretch of genomic DNA from Ignavibacteria bacterium. It encodes these proteins:
- a CDS encoding OmpA family protein; the encoded protein is MTNKMNIANYMFRFRAVLLCCIVLASLPQVGSAQETLIDQSTGKTLYLQYFIGANAALGINLHSASFGALPGFPSCCSEYKDATSLMPVFSALAEIPVLRDLRVQVRLAYTNMSGTLKRQQAIGNEPVLADGPIPTEQRTDVEVEHVLNASMPMAAFEATAAYRVFDFFWLHAGLRPGLILSNSFDQRETLFTPEGYTFLDGSTIRNEAAGEIPDLQSTQFHAVLGLGYELLTKSRFSMSPEVRYYMPLTKVSSVNWAVNSFQLGVSLRYGIYAPKEPRIIRDTVVFRDTTIVEKPNLRSDQVYLASTMFEDSINDVADDRFITTHKRESYVRETPRPFTPELTLKFETVDSTGTVHPVDTIRVEELEVIENYPLLPQVFFPTGVASIDSTAQILFEHDQAVEFRPMDLTRNQIDVYRNLLNVIGYRMLRTPAATLSLVGCVDNVDVEKNDRDLAQKRAEAIKNYFVESFKIDPSRIKVSARLLPASPANPLTPDGQSENRRVEISSNDPVILEPVEFKDKDLIITPNALTVKPVVAGGQDIASWSASLKQGTSKLAEGTGSGKPSGIEWKAADGVLPKSVQPLVAQLTVSNEIGQQRSVADTIGVDYINIQLMKARQEGGKLIERYSLIVFEFNSAQLSAENQRVMDRVRSRIQPESKVSILGFADRQGNSEYNRTLARKRCLEAQRVLGLPDSRVTIQPVGSDRLLYDNNTPEGRSYSRTVQIEIETPVR